The Crocosphaera subtropica ATCC 51142 genome includes a window with the following:
- the chlP gene encoding geranylgeranyl reductase has protein sequence MVLRVAVVGSGPAGSSAAETLAKAGIETYLFERKLDNAKPCGGAIPLCMVSEFDLPPEIIDRRVRKMKMISPSNIEVDINLDRQDEYIGMCRREVLDGFLRDRAARLGANLINGTVYQLDIPKTSNGAYTLHYADHSNGNAVGEKKTLQVDVVIGADGANSRIAKAIDAGDYNYAIAFQERIRLPQDKMAYYEDLAEMYVGKDVSPDFYAWVFPKYDHVAVGTGTMKVNKTLIKDLQAGIRARAARRLEGGEIIKVEAHPIPEHPRPRRVVGRVALVGDAAGTVTKSSGEGIYFAAKSARMCAETIVEMSNAGQRIPTEEDLKVYLKRWDKQYGMTYLVLDILQRVFYRTDATREAFVEMCADKDVQRMTFDSYLYKTVVPANPLVQMKITAKTIGSLLRGNALAP, from the coding sequence TTGGTTTTACGGGTAGCTGTTGTCGGTTCAGGGCCGGCCGGATCTTCCGCCGCCGAAACATTAGCAAAAGCTGGCATAGAAACATATTTATTTGAACGAAAATTAGATAACGCTAAACCTTGTGGGGGTGCTATTCCCCTATGTATGGTAAGCGAGTTTGATTTACCCCCTGAAATTATTGATCGACGGGTGCGGAAGATGAAAATGATCTCCCCATCCAATATTGAAGTTGATATTAATCTTGATCGCCAAGACGAATACATCGGAATGTGTCGTCGGGAAGTGCTGGACGGTTTCTTGAGAGATCGCGCTGCTAGGTTGGGGGCTAACCTGATTAATGGAACGGTTTATCAATTAGATATTCCGAAAACAAGCAACGGTGCTTATACCCTCCATTATGCCGATCATTCTAACGGTAACGCTGTAGGAGAAAAGAAAACCCTGCAAGTGGATGTGGTTATCGGTGCAGATGGGGCAAACTCCCGCATTGCCAAAGCCATTGATGCAGGGGACTATAATTATGCGATCGCTTTCCAAGAGCGTATCCGCTTACCTCAAGACAAAATGGCTTACTACGAAGACTTAGCAGAGATGTATGTGGGTAAAGATGTTTCCCCCGACTTCTACGCTTGGGTATTCCCTAAATACGACCATGTGGCCGTAGGAACGGGAACCATGAAGGTTAACAAAACCCTTATCAAAGACCTACAAGCCGGTATTCGCGCCCGTGCAGCCCGCAGACTCGAAGGCGGTGAGATTATTAAAGTAGAAGCCCATCCTATCCCCGAACATCCCCGTCCCCGTCGTGTCGTGGGTCGTGTGGCGTTGGTAGGAGACGCAGCCGGCACTGTTACCAAGTCCTCTGGGGAAGGTATCTATTTCGCTGCCAAATCAGCCCGTATGTGTGCTGAAACCATCGTGGAAATGAGCAACGCCGGTCAACGTATTCCCACCGAAGAGGATTTAAAAGTCTATCTCAAGCGTTGGGATAAGCAATACGGTATGACTTACCTTGTTTTAGATATCCTACAACGGGTCTTCTATCGTACGGATGCTACCCGTGAGGCGTTTGTTGAAATGTGTGCGGATAAGGATGTACAACGGATGACCTTTGATAGTTATCTCTACAAAACCGTTGTCCCGGCTAACCCCCTAGTACAAATGAAAATTACCGCTAAAACCATCGGTAGTTTACTACGAGGCAACGCTTTAGCCCCATAG